One region of Fragaria vesca subsp. vesca linkage group LG4, FraVesHawaii_1.0, whole genome shotgun sequence genomic DNA includes:
- the LOC101304277 gene encoding beta-fructofuranosidase, insoluble isoenzyme CWINV1-like, producing MMIFSLWQFCLLSLLLSYGVIELQASHHVYSNLQTTQLTSTHPQAKDPYRTGYHFQPRKNWINDPNGPLIYKGIYHLFYQYNPSSVVWGNIVWAHSTSTDLVNWIPHEAAIYPSILSDINGCWSGSVTILPGGKPAILYTGINPDKEQVQNLAFPKNLSDPFLREWVKVPQNPLMAPTQANQINASSFRDPTTAWLGPDKRWRLIIGSKRNQRGLAILYRSKDFMHWTKAKHPLYSTPKNGMWECPDFFPVSKTKLLGLDTSAIGPDVKHVLKVSLDNTRKEYYTIGTYNVSKDIYIPDDGSIESDSGLRYDYGKFYASKTFFDSAKNRRILWGWINESSSVSGDIKKGWSGLQAIPRTIVLDKSGKQLVQWPVVELEKLRTKEVKLPSTLLKGGSLHEVIGVTAAQADVDVAFEISDLKKAEVTDPSWTNAQLLCSKKGTSVKGALGPFGLLAFVSKDLKEKTAIFYRIFKSHNNNNKYVVLMCSDQSRSSLNPDNDMTTYGAFVNVDPLYEKLSLRSLIDHSIVESFGGKGKACITARVYPTLAVDGDTHLYAFNYGSESVKIAGSAWSMKTAKIN from the exons ATGATGATATTCTCTCTTTGGCAATTCTGCCTTCTTTCACTTTTGCTTTCTTATGGTGTTATTGAGCTTCAAGCTTCCCACCATGTCTATAGCAACCTTCAAACTACCCAACTTACTTCAACACATCCCCAAGCTAAAGACCCTTACAGAACCGGTTATCATTTCCAGCCTCGCAAGAATTGGATCAATG ATCCAAATG GGCCACTGATTTACAAGGGAATTTACCATCTATTCTACCAATACAATCCCAGCAGTGTAGTTTGGGGTAACATTGTTTGGGCACATTCCACATCCACTGATCTCGTCAACTGGATTCCACATGAAGCTGCTATCTACCCATCAATTCTCTCTGATATCAATGGCTGTTGGTCGGGGTCCGTCACAATCCTTCCCGGCGGAAAGCCGGCCATTTTATACACCGGAATCAACCCCGACAAAGAACAAGTTCAAAACTTGGCATTTCCAAAAAACCTTTCCGACCCGTTTCTTAGGGAGTGGGTTAAAGTCCCACAAAACCCCCTAATGGCTCCAACTCAAGCTAACCAAATCAATGCCAGCTCATTTAGGGATCCTACCACTGCTTGGCTAGGGCCAGATAAGAGATGGAGGTTGATCATTGGAAGCAAAAGGAACCAAAGGGGACTAGCTATCCTCTACAGAAGCAAAGATTTCATGCATTGGACTAAGGCTAAACATCCATTATATTCAACACCGAAAAATGGTATGTGGGAATGCCCTGATTTTTTCCCAGTTTCGAAGACTAAGTTGCTTGGTCTTGACACATCTGCAATTGGTCCGGATGTTAAGCATGTACTTAAAGTTAGCTTGGACAACACTAGGAAAGAGTACTACACAATTGGTACATATAATGTGAGCAAGGATATCTATATCCCAGATGATGGATCAATTGAGAGTGATTCTGGTTTGAGATATGATTATGGTAAGTTTTATGCTTCAAAAACCTTCTTTGACAGTGCAAAGAACCGCCGAATCTTGTGGGGTTGGATCAATGAGTCCTCAAGTGTTAGTGGTGATATCAAGAAAGGATGGTCTGGACTCCAG GCAATTCCAAGGACTATTGTGCTCGACAAATCTGGAAAGCAATTGGTGCAATGGCCTGTAGTAGAGCTTGAGAAACTTAGAACAAAGGAGGTTAAGTTACCAAGCACTCTCCTTAAAGGAGGATCACTTCATGAAGTCATTGGTGTCACAGCAGCACAG GCCGATGTAGATGTCGCATTTGAGATAAGTGATCTCAAGAAAGCAGAAGTTACGGATCCAAGTTGGACTAATGCACAACTTTTGTGTAGTAAAAAGGGTACCTCAGTGAAAGGGGCTCTAGGACCATTTGGATTGTTGGCATTTGTTTCAAAGGATTTGAAAGAAAAGACAGCAATCTTCTATAGAATTTTCAAGTCTCACAACAATAACAACAAATATGTGGTTCTTATGTGCAGTGACCAAAGCAG GTCTTCTCTAAACCCAGATAATGATATGACAACTTATGGAGCATTTGTAAATGTGGATCCTCTTTATGAGAAGTTGTCACTGAGAAGCTTG ATTGATCACTCTATAGTGGAGAGTTTTGGTGGAAAAGGCAAGGCGTGCATAACAGCTAGGGTGTATCCTACATTGGCTGTTGATGGTGATACCCATTTATATGCTTTCAATTATGGAAGTGAGAGTGTCAAAATCGCAGGAAGTGCATGGAGCATGAAAACTGCTAAAATCAATTGA